The Nocardia vinacea genome contains the following window.
CGCGGTGCCGTTACCGCGCGCCTCGCGGCCGCCGCCCTCGAGCACCGCGATCCCGGCCGCCTCGTCCTGCGAGGCGATCTTGATGGTGCCGTTATAGGACAGGGAGACGGGACCGAGTTTGACCTTGATCTTGCCGCGGAAATCGTCGCCGTCGCGCCCGGTGATGGTGGCGCCGGGGACGCAGGGGGCGATCCGCTCCAGGTCGAGCAGCACCTGCCAGGCTTGCGCGGCGGGAGCGGGAATACTGAAGGTGTTCTCGAACTTCATGCGGACTCCTTCGCGATCGATTCCGCAGCCGTACGAACAGCTTTCACGATTCCCTGATATCCGGTGCACCGACATACATTGCCGGACAACGCTTCTCGGATCTCCGCATCGGATGGATCTGGACTTTCCTGCAGGAATGCGGTCACGCTGGTGATGAAACCCGGTGTGCAGAAACCACATTGGAGCCCGTGACAGTCACGGAAGGCGGCCTGGACCGGTGACAGGTGGCCGTCCGGCGATGCGATCCCCTCCACGGTCGTCACCTCCGCACCGTCGGCCTGCACGGCCAGGACCAGGCAGCCACGCACCGCCTGCCCGTCCAGCAATACCGTGCACGCACCGCACACCCCGTGCTCGCAGCCCAGGTGGGTCCCGGTCAGCCCGCATATTTCGCGCAGGTAGTCGGCCAGCGTCAGCCGAGGTGGCACCCGATGGCGCCGGGCCCGCCCGTTGACCCGCACCTCGATATCGATGTCAGTCATTGCTCGCCTCCTCAACGGCGCGGCGCCAGGCGCGCGCCACCATGACTGCCCCTACCCGTTTGCGGTAGTCGGCCGTGCCGTGCAGATCGGATGGCACCGCATCCAACGGTTCCGTCGCCGCATGACCGACCTCGTCGGGAGCGACTTCGGCGATGTCGCGACCGATCAGCTCCCCCTCGAGGGCGGTGGCCCTGCTCGGGGTGGGGCCGAGTCCGAAAAGGCCGATACCGCACCGGTCTATGCGGGAGTCGGCATCGAGGCCGACGGCCACGACAGCACCCGCCAACGCGAAATCGCCACTGCGGCGGGCGAATTCCTCGATCGCGAAACCACACCGGCCGCGTCGCGCCGGAAAGACGATCCCGGTCACCAGTTCGTCGGCGGCCAGTTCGGTGCTCCACATGCCGGTGAAGAAATCCGACGCGGACAGGGTACGGCGCCCGCGCGGCGACTCAGCCTCGATTCGCGCGTCGAGAACCATGGCCACCGCCGGATATTCGGCCGCGGCATCGGCGTGCGCGATCGAGCCGCCTATCGTGCCGCGGTTTCGGATCTGGGCATGACCGATCAGCGGGGTGGCCCGTGCCAGCAGTGGCACCGCTCGGTTGACTTCGGCGGACCGGCCGACCGTGGTGTGGGTGGTCCCCGCGCCGATCCACACCGAGTCCGCGCGCGACTCGATACCGCACAGTTGATCGATGCGGCGCACGTCGACCAGATGCTCGGGGACCGCCAACCTCAGCGCCAGCATCGGCACCAGACTCTGCCCACCGGCGATGAGCTTCGCATCGTCACCGAGTTCGGCGAGCAGCTCGACGGCCGCCATGGTGGAGATCGGCGAATGATATTCGAACGGCGCGGGTTTCATGCCGACACCGTCCCGGTTAGCTCGGCGCGCGCCCGGTCCACCAGTGCCACGATCGCCGCGGGCGAGAGCGGCAGCTGGCCGACTTCCACACCGAACGGCGCCAGGGCATCGACCACGGCATTGATCACCGCGGGCGCGGCCCCGATGGCGCCGCCCTCGCCGACACCCTTGAAACCGCCGGGACCGGGGCTCGGTGTCTCGACATGCCCGACCTCGATGACCGGCACCTCGGTCGCGGTGGGCAGCAGGTAGTCCATGAAGGTTGTGCTGATCGGATTCCCGCTGTCGTCATAGGCGAGGTGCTCGTACAGCGCGCCGCCGATGCCCTGTACGGTGCCGCCGAAGATCTGGCCCTCCACCACATCCGGGTTGATCATCGGCCCGCAGTCCTCGCTGA
Protein-coding sequences here:
- a CDS encoding (2Fe-2S)-binding protein, whose protein sequence is MTDIDIEVRVNGRARRHRVPPRLTLADYLREICGLTGTHLGCEHGVCGACTVLLDGQAVRGCLVLAVQADGAEVTTVEGIASPDGHLSPVQAAFRDCHGLQCGFCTPGFITSVTAFLQESPDPSDAEIREALSGNVCRCTGYQGIVKAVRTAAESIAKESA
- a CDS encoding xanthine dehydrogenase family protein subunit M — its product is MKPAPFEYHSPISTMAAVELLAELGDDAKLIAGGQSLVPMLALRLAVPEHLVDVRRIDQLCGIESRADSVWIGAGTTHTTVGRSAEVNRAVPLLARATPLIGHAQIRNRGTIGGSIAHADAAAEYPAVAMVLDARIEAESPRGRRTLSASDFFTGMWSTELAADELVTGIVFPARRGRCGFAIEEFARRSGDFALAGAVVAVGLDADSRIDRCGIGLFGLGPTPSRATALEGELIGRDIAEVAPDEVGHAATEPLDAVPSDLHGTADYRKRVGAVMVARAWRRAVEEASND